Genomic segment of Umezawaea sp. Da 62-37:
GCTGTACTTCCAGGGTTACCGGCTCCCGCCAGGGCAGCTGCCGGACATGGCGGTCGACGCCCGCGCGATCGCCCGCAGCATCACCGGGACGCGGCGGATCGATCTCACCCGAGTGCTGCGGAGCCGATGATGGCCGGGTCGGGAGTTCCCTGGGCGGGTTACGGCTACACGGGTTCCCGCAGTCGTCTGCACGGCGTCCACCGCTGTGATGTCGCGATCGTCGGCGCGGGCCTGACCGGTCTGTCCACAGCACTGGAGCTGGTCGGGCTCGACCCGGACCTCCGGATCGCCGTGGTCGAGGCGGACCACGTCGCGGCGGGCGCGAGCGGCAGGGGGACCGGGCTCCTCGGTCCGAGGATCGGGCCGCGGGTGGCGGTCGCCCGCCGGCGCTACGGCGACGATGTCGCGCGTGCCTCCTACCTCTGGTCGGTCGACGCGGTACGACACGTCCTCGATCTCGTGGAGCGCCACCGGATCTCGTGCGACCTGACCCCCGGCGGTCAACTGGTCGTCGCCTCCGACGAGGAGGGCGCCGAGGCGCAGCAGCGGGAAGCCGACGCCGCCAGGATCCTGGGGCTTCCCATCGCGCTGGTCCCAGCGGGCTCGTTGCCCGCTGTCGCGCGTCACTACACCAGCGGCCTGCGGTACGCGCCCGCCGCCACCCTGGACCCGGCCGCGCTCACCGATCAACTCGCCCGACTCGGCGAGCAGCGCGGGGTGACGATCTTCGAACGCAGCGTCGTGCGCGGTATCAGGCGGGGATTGCTGACCACCGTGTCCACCGACGACGGCGCGCTCGTCGCGGACCACGTCGTCGTGGCGGTGAACGCGTTCGGCGCGGACCTGAAGGCGCCCGCGGGTGTGGTCGGCCTGCGCGTGCAGGCAGGGGTGACCGAGAAGCTGTCGCCCGAGGCGATCGAGGCGCTGGACGGGCTGCGCGCGGAGCCGTTGATCGAACACGGCGAGCTGTCGCCGTACTTCCGGCTCACCTCCGACGGTCGGATCGTGGTCGGTGGGGGAGCGGTCCTGCGCGGCCCGTTCGGTTCGGTGGCCCCCGCACCGGAGAAGCTCCGCTCGGCGGTGCGGAGGCTGTCCCCGGCGCTGTCCGAGGTGGACATCGAGTCGACCTGGGCAGGGCCTGTCGGGATGACCCGCGACGGACTGCCGATCGTCGGACGCCACCCGGACGACCCGCGGTTGTACTACGCGGGAGGGTGCAACGGCCACGGGCTCGCGGCCTCGATCTACCACGGCGCCCACCTGGCCCGCTGGATCGTGGACGAGGGGGCGGACCACCTGTCGTTCGCCCTGCCCTGGGTCCGGTCGAAGGCTCCCTGGGTGCCTCGCGGCCGTCTCGTGGAGCGCGTGCTCGACCGCTACCTGGCGCACCTCACGGCGGCGTCCGACCGGTCGGGTGGAGCGGGTCGCTCCCGGAACGACCGGTGGACCGGGCAGGGCATCCACGCATGACGGACGAGGAGCAGACCATGAAGGTCGTCCGAAGCGACCACGCGAGCGCGAACCAGCGGCTGATGTCGTCGGCGTCGATCAGCAAGGTGTCGATCGACGGACCGCTGGACAGCATGCCACCGGGGCCGTCGGAGTCCGTGCTGGCCCAGACGATCCGCTTCCGGCTCGGCCGTCAGCACTACCTGCCCGAGATGCACGAGCGGTTCGGGGACGTCGTCACGCTGCGGGTCGTGCCGGGCGGCCCGTTCGTCATCCTGCGGAATCCGGACCACATCAAGGAAGTCTTCAAAGGTGCCCCGGAGATCTTCCACGCGGGCGAGGGGAACTCGTTGCTGGTGCCGATCGTCGGCCGCAACTCGGTGTTGACCCTCGACGCCCCCGACCACAAACCGGCGCGCAAGCGCATGATGCCGCCGTTCCAGCACGAGCGGATCGCCGCGTTGTCGTCGGTGGTGCGGGAGATCACCGAGAACGAGGTGCGGAGCTGGCCGGTCGGCAAGCCCTTCCGACTGCTGGACAGGTCCTACGCGCTCACCCTCGACATCATCGTGCGCGCCGTGCTCGGTGTCGAGGACAAGCACCGCGCGGCCGAGCTGGGCCGCGTCCTGCGCCGGGTGTCCGACATCGGCCTCTCCGACATCCTGGTGTGGATCCGCCCCCAGCTCGGGTCGGTCTGGCCCTGGCGCAACGTCGTGCGCAACCTCGACCGCGCCGACGAGCTGATCTACGCCGAGATCGCCAGGCGCAGGCAGGACCCCAACCGCTCCAGCCGCACGGACGCCCTGTCCATCATGCTGGACGGCGAGCCCGAGGACGAGATCGTCCGCGACGAGTTGATGGCGCTGCTGATGGCGGGGCACGAGACGACCGCGGTGGCGATCTCCTGGGTCTTCGAACGGCTGCTGCGCCACCCCGAGGTGCTGGCGCGGGTGCGGAGGAACCTCCACGAGCCCAAGGATCCCTACCGGACAGCGGTTTTCAAGGAAGCGCTGCGCGTCCGGCCGGTGATCCACAACGTCGCGCGGCGCCTCACCGAGCCGATCGAGCTCGCGGGCTACCGGCTTCCGGCCGGGGTCGCCGTGCTGCCGTCCATCGGCGCCGTGCAGTCCGATCCGCGGTTCTGGGGCGCCGACGCGAAGGAGTTCCGCCCGGAGAGGTGGCTCGAGCCCAACCCGCCGCTGCACGCCTGGCTTCCGTTCGGCGGCGGTGTGCGCCGCTGCATCGGTGCGATGTTCGCCCAGGTGGAGGTCGAGGCCGTGATGACCGAGGTGCTGCGTTCCGTGCACATCGAGGCCGTCGACCTCGACGACGAGGGCTCCGAGATGCGCAACATCACCATGATCCCGAAACAAGGCGCACGCGTCCGCGTCGTGCGCAGGCTCGGCTCCTAGTACCGCGGCAACCCCAGCTCCAGGAGAGGTCCGACCATGGAACCACGTCTGCGCGTCGCCGCTGTCGTCAACCCGGCGGCAGGCGGTGACGCCGATCGAGCGGTGGCTGCGATGGAGGCGGTGGGCACCGCCTCGGTGGAGGTCATCAGGACCACGGCCGCAGGCGACGCGGCGGACATCGCGTACAAGCTGGCCGGGGGCGGGTCGCCCCCGGACATCATCACCGCGGTGGGAGGCGACGGCACGGTCTGCGAGGTCGCCACCGGCCTGCACCGCGCCCGCGAGTCGGGGGTCGCCGCCGTGCCGCCCCTGCTGATCGCGCCGGCGGGCACGGGCAACTCCACCTACCGGGGCCTGTGGAACGACGAACCGTGGGACGCGGTCGCCGACCGCGCGCTGCGGGGAGGCGCGGTCACCCGGAAGATCGACCTGGCCAGGATCGAGCAGAACGACCACGTCGTGGTGCTGGGCTCCGGCAGCGGGTTGTTCGCCGCGAGCCTGGTGGCCATCAGGAACCGGCCGGAGAAGGGGCGCGAGCTGCTCATGGCGGCGGCGCTGGCGGCCATGGAGGCGTACGTGCCGTACCAGGGCCGGGTGTCCATCGACGGCGAGGCGGTCTACGAGGGCGGCATCGTCGAGACGATCGTGGGCGGGTTCCGGTATCGCGGAGGGTTGCTGAACCTGGTGCCGAGGTCGATCCTCGACGACCACCTGCTCGACATCACGCTGGTCACCGCCGCGGTGGACATGGGCGCCTTCGCCAAGGCCGCCGTCTCCGGCGACGTCTACGACGTTCCGGGGATCCGG
This window contains:
- a CDS encoding FAD-binding oxidoreductase, translated to MAGSGVPWAGYGYTGSRSRLHGVHRCDVAIVGAGLTGLSTALELVGLDPDLRIAVVEADHVAAGASGRGTGLLGPRIGPRVAVARRRYGDDVARASYLWSVDAVRHVLDLVERHRISCDLTPGGQLVVASDEEGAEAQQREADAARILGLPIALVPAGSLPAVARHYTSGLRYAPAATLDPAALTDQLARLGEQRGVTIFERSVVRGIRRGLLTTVSTDDGALVADHVVVAVNAFGADLKAPAGVVGLRVQAGVTEKLSPEAIEALDGLRAEPLIEHGELSPYFRLTSDGRIVVGGGAVLRGPFGSVAPAPEKLRSAVRRLSPALSEVDIESTWAGPVGMTRDGLPIVGRHPDDPRLYYAGGCNGHGLAASIYHGAHLARWIVDEGADHLSFALPWVRSKAPWVPRGRLVERVLDRYLAHLTAASDRSGGAGRSRNDRWTGQGIHA
- a CDS encoding cytochrome P450, coding for MKVVRSDHASANQRLMSSASISKVSIDGPLDSMPPGPSESVLAQTIRFRLGRQHYLPEMHERFGDVVTLRVVPGGPFVILRNPDHIKEVFKGAPEIFHAGEGNSLLVPIVGRNSVLTLDAPDHKPARKRMMPPFQHERIAALSSVVREITENEVRSWPVGKPFRLLDRSYALTLDIIVRAVLGVEDKHRAAELGRVLRRVSDIGLSDILVWIRPQLGSVWPWRNVVRNLDRADELIYAEIARRRQDPNRSSRTDALSIMLDGEPEDEIVRDELMALLMAGHETTAVAISWVFERLLRHPEVLARVRRNLHEPKDPYRTAVFKEALRVRPVIHNVARRLTEPIELAGYRLPAGVAVLPSIGAVQSDPRFWGADAKEFRPERWLEPNPPLHAWLPFGGGVRRCIGAMFAQVEVEAVMTEVLRSVHIEAVDLDDEGSEMRNITMIPKQGARVRVVRRLGS
- a CDS encoding diacylglycerol kinase family protein — translated: MEPRLRVAAVVNPAAGGDADRAVAAMEAVGTASVEVIRTTAAGDAADIAYKLAGGGSPPDIITAVGGDGTVCEVATGLHRARESGVAAVPPLLIAPAGTGNSTYRGLWNDEPWDAVADRALRGGAVTRKIDLARIEQNDHVVVLGSGSGLFAASLVAIRNRPEKGRELLMAAALAAMEAYVPYQGRVSIDGEAVYEGGIVETIVGGFRYRGGLLNLVPRSILDDHLLDITLVTAAVDMGAFAKAAVSGDVYDVPGIRTGRGSRISIERLDGQPMLFEHDGEVMPEVMPSYDIHVVPAALTVLTTGEPLPWFS